Genomic window (Atribacterota bacterium):
AATCTCCAGGCCAAAAATCAACCAAGGCTTTATATTATCTATAAACAGAGTCTTTATTCTAATAATTAAGTTACATTTCACTAATAAGCTACTTTTATGATAAAATTTTAAGATATTCTTTTTATTTTGTTAATAATAAAGATTCTAATTTCAACCATGGGAGAAACCATGAATACCTCTTATGCTGGATTAAAAATAAAACTTGAAGACACCGGTTTTCAATCTGAACAATTAAAGAAAACAGGAATGAATGATTATTTTTATGGTATGATATATTTATAGAAATTTAACTGATTTGTCAATATTGTTTTTTTTATTTAAATTATTAAAAATTTTTTATAATACAGGATCTAAAACAGGAGTACTATAGTGAGTTGTGAAGTATCTGCAATAATAAAAGAGTTGGAAGATGATTTTACTGTTCGCCCTTATTTGACAGCATTAGAACATTTGCCTGCAATAGAAGCACAATTTGCTGAATTTCCGGATTGGTTAGACAGTTTATTGATTGATACTTTGAAAAAAGATGGCATAAATAAACTCTGGTCTCACCAGGCCAGTGCTTTAAAGGCTATTAAAGAGGGGAATAATGTAGTTACGGTAACCCCTACGGCCTCAGGAAAAACACTTTGCTATAACTTACCGGTTCTGGACGCTATTCTCAAAAAGCCTGAAAGCAGGGCGATCTACCTTTTTCCTACCAAGGCACTTTCTCAGGATCAGTTAGGAGAATTATATCATTTGATTGAGGCTGTGGATAAGCCGGTGAAAACTTTTACTTATGACGGTGATACTCCGGTTTCAGCCAGATCAGCAATTCGCAAGCAGGGTAACATAATAGTAACAAACCCTGATATGCTGCATACTGGCATATTGCCTCATCATACTAAATGGTATCAATTGTTTCAGAATTTAAAATATATAGTAATAGATGAAATTCATATCTATCGTGGTGTTTTTGGCAGCCACATGGCTAATGTAATACGTAGATTAAAAAGAATATGTGAGTTTTACGGTTCAAAGCCGCAATTTATCTGTTGTTCAGCGACTATAGCAAATCCATTGGAATTTTCCGAAAAAATTGTTGGTGAAAAGTTTACTCTAATAAATAATAACGGTGCACCCAGAGGGGAGAAATATTTTCTGTTTTATAATCCCCCGGTAGTAAACAGACAATTGGGAATTCGTAAAAGTTTAATCAAAGAAACTGCCCGTTTAGTAAGCAAGTTTTTAAATTATGATATTCAGACTATTGTATTTGCCCGTAGTCGTTTGACAACTGAACTATTAACAAGTTATTTAAAAGATTACCTGGTTAATATTGGTCAGGACAGAGATAAAGTAAGAGGATATCGGGGTGGATACCTGCCGAACTTACGCAGAGAAATCGAAAAAGGATTAAAAGATGGCAAGATTAAAGGTGTGGTTAGTACTAATGCCCTGGAACTTGGTGTTGACATTGGTCAGCTGGATGCCTGTTTTATTGCCGGTTATCCCGGTACAATCTCCAGTGCCTGGCAGCAGGCTGGCCGTGCCGGCAGACGTTCTCATTCTTCGGTTGCTATTCTTGTAGCATCAAGCGTACCTTTAGATCAATATATGATAAACTCTTCTGATTATTTCTTTAAGGAAACCCCGGAAAGTGCGGTTATTGATCCCAACAATCTCAGTATCTTAATAAGCCATATTAAATGTGCCGCTTTTGAATTGCCATTTATAAAAGGAGAAAAGTTTGGCTCTGAAGATTTAGAAGAAATTTTACAATTCCTGGAAGATAAGAAAATAATCCATTTTACCCAGAACAAATGGCACTGGATGAGTGAAGCCTATCCAGCTGATGAAGTTAGTTTGAGGAGTGCCTCGACCGAAAACTTTGCCATTATTGATTTAGAAGCAACAGAAAATAAAGTTATTGGTGAAGTTGACAGGGAAAGTGTGCCAACTACTATTCACGAAGGAGCTATCTATATCCATGAAGGAGAGCAATATGCTATTACCAGGCTGGATTATGATGACCATAAAGCTTATGCAAAAAAAGTTGATGTAAATTATTATACTGATGCCCAGGTAGAAAGTCATATTAAAGTTCTTGATGTGTTTGAAGGCCAACAAGAGGGAAATGTTAAGCATCAACATGGTGAGATTGCCATTACAACTATATCTACTATGTATAAAAAGGTCAAATTTTATACCCATGAAAACCTTGGCTATGGAAAGATTAATCTACCTGCCGAAGATATGCATACCACTGCCTATTGGCTTATCCTGTCAGAGGATATTCAAAACCTTTATGGAAAGATACAGCCCGGATTTAGCTTTGATTTGGGAGGAGGACTCCTTGCCCTGTCTAATGTGATGGTTAATGTTGCCCCTTTATTTATTATGTGTGATCCGAAGGATATTCAAGCAGTAGCCCAGATACGTTCACCTTTTACCGATTTGCCAACCCTATTTATCTATGACAATTATCCGGGTGGCGTGGGATTTAGTGAAAAAATATATGAACTTCGAAATAAAATTTTGGAGGCAGCAAGAGATCTGATAGAAAACTGCGGTTGTGATGAAGGCTGTCCCTCTTGTGTTGGTCCAATTAACCAGGTTGGAAATAATGGAAAACAGAGTGCACTGTTAATCTTGAAGGAGGCTATTCGCTAAGATGAACCTGAAAGAACGTTTGGAGAAGATTGAGAACTTAAAGAAAAAAGTTCAGCAAATCAGCCATAATCACAGTGGAAGAAAAACGTTTTCTGCCAGGCAGAGTAAACCTGTTCATATTTCAGAATTATTAACCGGAAATACCGTTGATACCCCTTATGGTCCCTGCTTTTATACAGAGGAAAAAATACCATTAGACAGGATCTTCGGTGATTATTCTCTGGCAGAGACTGAATTATATTTTCCCGGAAGAGAGGACATTTATTCTTTTGGATATCAAGACAACATTCAGGATGTAGAACTAAACCAGGCTCTTTTTTTTGATACGGAAACAACCGGATTAGCCGGAGGAGCAGGTACCTATATATTTTTAATGGGACTGGGTTTTTTTACTGACGACAGCTTCTGTGTCAGACAGTATTTTATGTCAGATTATAATGAGGAAGAAGCCTTTCTCTGGTCAATTAATCAATTATTTTCCCGGGGTTTTAAGATGCTGGTGTCCTATAATGGAAAATGCTATGATTTTCCGCTGATGCAGACCCGTTTTATTATGACCAGAATTCCGATGCAATTAACCTATCAACACCATCTGGACTTATTATTCCCTACGCGGCGTCTCTGGAAGAGAAGGTTACAGGATTGCTCTT
Coding sequences:
- a CDS encoding DEAD/DEAH box helicase produces the protein MSCEVSAIIKELEDDFTVRPYLTALEHLPAIEAQFAEFPDWLDSLLIDTLKKDGINKLWSHQASALKAIKEGNNVVTVTPTASGKTLCYNLPVLDAILKKPESRAIYLFPTKALSQDQLGELYHLIEAVDKPVKTFTYDGDTPVSARSAIRKQGNIIVTNPDMLHTGILPHHTKWYQLFQNLKYIVIDEIHIYRGVFGSHMANVIRRLKRICEFYGSKPQFICCSATIANPLEFSEKIVGEKFTLINNNGAPRGEKYFLFYNPPVVNRQLGIRKSLIKETARLVSKFLNYDIQTIVFARSRLTTELLTSYLKDYLVNIGQDRDKVRGYRGGYLPNLRREIEKGLKDGKIKGVVSTNALELGVDIGQLDACFIAGYPGTISSAWQQAGRAGRRSHSSVAILVASSVPLDQYMINSSDYFFKETPESAVIDPNNLSILISHIKCAAFELPFIKGEKFGSEDLEEILQFLEDKKIIHFTQNKWHWMSEAYPADEVSLRSASTENFAIIDLEATENKVIGEVDRESVPTTIHEGAIYIHEGEQYAITRLDYDDHKAYAKKVDVNYYTDAQVESHIKVLDVFEGQQEGNVKHQHGEIAITTISTMYKKVKFYTHENLGYGKINLPAEDMHTTAYWLILSEDIQNLYGKIQPGFSFDLGGGLLALSNVMVNVAPLFIMCDPKDIQAVAQIRSPFTDLPTLFIYDNYPGGVGFSEKIYELRNKILEAARDLIENCGCDEGCPSCVGPINQVGNNGKQSALLILKEAIR
- a CDS encoding ribonuclease H-like domain-containing protein; this translates as MNLKERLEKIENLKKKVQQISHNHSGRKTFSARQSKPVHISELLTGNTVDTPYGPCFYTEEKIPLDRIFGDYSLAETELYFPGREDIYSFGYQDNIQDVELNQALFFDTETTGLAGGAGTYIFLMGLGFFTDDSFCVRQYFMSDYNEEEAFLWSINQLFSRGFKMLVSYNGKCYDFPLMQTRFIMTRIPMQLTYQHHLDLLFPTRRLWKRRLQDCSLSNIEKRVLNIQRNEDIPGYMIPHVYFRYLQNKDARPLKPVFAHNLQDIISLAILTTKIGQVLQDPFNAGIRKNGIDLFSIGKIFEGYKKYEFSSRCYEEALNCDLSDEQSLEVLKLASFAYKRQGNWKQAESTWRDIISLSKEFILYPYEELAKYYEHQLKDYSRANNIIEEALARLKEEKSDPDSKDKWIQELNHRMERINGKKEKGKQISSEI